From uncultured Fusobacterium sp.:
CATTTTCCTGAACGTAGTCTAGGATAAGTAGCAATAGCCTTAAATGGTTCTTCTAAACAAACTAAAATATATACTATTGTTATTGGAAGGTTGAAATAAACTGCTCCTATAAATGAAAGAGGAACTCCAATTAGCCATACTGCTACAAGTTCTGTGATTATTGCATACATTACATCTCCACCACCACGTAATACACCTATTATTTGAGTAATTCCAAAAAATCTTAATGGTAAAATAATAGCCATCACTTTTAAAACAAAAATTAGATTTTCATATGTTTCAGGAGTTATTTTAAATAGCATAGCTATAAAAGGAGACAAGAAGAAAAAGAATATTCCTATAATAATCCCTATCAATACTCCAAAAACCGATATTTTAATTGCATCTTCCTTTGCATCCTCTTCTTTTCCTGCACCTATTTTATTTCCTATTAAAATTGCTGATGCTGATGCTATTCCTATTCCAAAAATATTAAAAACATTATTAATTGTATTAGCTATCTGCATTGTAGCAGTGGCATTTATTCCTAATTTTGAATAAGCTATAAAATATGCTGTGATTCCTGCTATCCACATGACGTCATTAAAAACTACAGGAGTAGCTGTAATAAAATATCTTTTAACAAGATCGAAATTAAAGTCAAGAAGTTGCGAGATTTTTCCAGCTACAACATTTTTATTTTTATAAATAATAAATAGAATAAAAGCTAATTCCATAAATCTTGAAACAGTTGTCCCTAAAGCAGCTCCAGCAACACCCATAACAGGAGCTCCAAACTTACCAAAGATAAAGATATAGTTTAATATTCCATTAAATACAAGTCCTACTAAACTTCCATACATAGGAATTTTAGTCTGTCCAATACTTCTTAAAGCTGCTGCATAAGCAAGGGATATAGTAGTAAAAATATAACTTAGAGCTACCATTTTTAAATATGCAACTCCTTGTTCTATGACAATATTTTCATCTATAAAAATTTTCATTATCATTTCTGGAAAGAAAAATGCTAATATTGCAAAAAATATTGTACTTATCATTCCAACAACTAATGATATTCCTAAAAATTTATGAATACTTGTTACATCTTTTTTTCCCCAGAATTGTGACATAAATATTCCTGCTCCTAGAGTAATTCCCATAATTGTATAGTAATATAACATATAAAATTGATTAGATATTCCTACTGCTGCAATCTCGTTTTCTCCCAATGAACCTATCATTAAGTTATCAAGAAGATTTAATGATGCTGTTACTAAACTTTGTAAAATAATAGGTATTGCTAAAAGCATCAAAGTTTTTATAAATTTTTTATCCAACTTAAACATTTTTTTCCTCCTAAAAAAATAAAAGCAGATGGGTTATAAGCTGCCCACCTGCTACATATTAATAGTTTTTTTATTGTTATTTTTATATTATACTATTTCATTTTTCTTCTGTCAATAAAAATAAAGCTGTACAAATATTGAAAAGTGTAGTATACTACCTGTATAGCAATAATAAATTTATGAGTTTTGAAGTTTGAGATTTAATATTTAAAGTATACTTTCTAGTAATACCTTTAT
This genomic window contains:
- a CDS encoding MATE family efflux transporter; protein product: MFKLDKKFIKTLMLLAIPIILQSLVTASLNLLDNLMIGSLGENEIAAVGISNQFYMLYYYTIMGITLGAGIFMSQFWGKKDVTSIHKFLGISLVVGMISTIFFAILAFFFPEMIMKIFIDENIVIEQGVAYLKMVALSYIFTTISLAYAAALRSIGQTKIPMYGSLVGLVFNGILNYIFIFGKFGAPVMGVAGAALGTTVSRFMELAFILFIIYKNKNVVAGKISQLLDFNFDLVKRYFITATPVVFNDVMWIAGITAYFIAYSKLGINATATMQIANTINNVFNIFGIGIASASAILIGNKIGAGKEEDAKEDAIKISVFGVLIGIIIGIFFFFLSPFIAMLFKITPETYENLIFVLKVMAIILPLRFFGITQIIGVLRGGGDVMYAIITELVAVWLIGVPLSFIGAVYFNLPITIVYILVCLEEPFKAIATYPRLRSGKWIKNLVKN